In Actinomycetes bacterium, one DNA window encodes the following:
- a CDS encoding fructose-bisphosphate aldolase: MVVRPGLDQLGLNAGKRARLHRLLFRSGLENGTAFFLPYDQGLEHGPRDFFPNPAAGDPGYVLRLAVEGGFNGIVLQIGLAEKFYWTYAGEVPLVLKLNGKTDIPSDASALSPVNASVEEAVRLGADAVGYTLYVGTPAQEADFTAYRQVRHDAQRLGMPLIVWAYPRGSAIEAKGGKTSFYAVDYAARVASELGADIVKVNFPQPELRAAVKPEYDREFTSQEAIDAVVRSANRTLVLVSGGERAGDEAMLTKARQSMDAGALGLIFGRNTWQRPHEESLRFVAALREILARHPSPPDSTRRPELIG; the protein is encoded by the coding sequence ATGGTGGTGCGGCCTGGACTGGATCAGCTCGGACTCAACGCGGGCAAGCGCGCACGCCTGCATCGGCTGCTGTTCCGCAGCGGGCTGGAGAACGGCACGGCCTTCTTCCTGCCCTACGACCAGGGGCTCGAGCACGGGCCGAGGGACTTCTTCCCGAACCCCGCGGCCGGCGACCCCGGCTACGTCCTGCGGCTGGCGGTCGAGGGCGGCTTCAACGGGATCGTGCTGCAGATCGGGCTCGCCGAGAAGTTCTACTGGACCTACGCGGGCGAGGTGCCGCTGGTCCTGAAGCTCAACGGGAAGACCGACATCCCGTCGGACGCCTCGGCCCTCTCGCCGGTCAACGCCTCGGTCGAGGAGGCGGTGCGTCTCGGCGCCGACGCGGTCGGCTACACCCTCTACGTCGGCACCCCGGCCCAGGAGGCCGACTTCACCGCCTATCGGCAGGTCCGCCACGACGCCCAGCGACTGGGCATGCCGCTCATCGTGTGGGCATACCCGCGCGGCTCGGCGATCGAGGCCAAAGGTGGCAAGACGTCGTTCTACGCGGTCGACTACGCCGCGCGGGTCGCCAGCGAGCTCGGGGCCGACATCGTCAAGGTCAACTTCCCGCAGCCGGAGCTGCGGGCGGCGGTGAAGCCCGAGTACGACCGCGAGTTCACCAGCCAGGAAGCCATCGACGCCGTCGTCCGTTCCGCGAACCGCACCCTGGTCCTCGTCTCCGGGGGCGAGCGCGCCGGCGACGAGGCGATGCTCACCAAGGCGCGCCAGTCGATGGACGCGGGTGCGCTGGGGCTCATCTTCGGCCGCAACACGTGGCAACGGCCGCATGAGGAGTCGCTGCGGTTCGTCGCCGCCCTGCGCGAGATCCTCGCGCGTCATCCGTCGCCGCCGGACTCGACCCGTCGGCCCGAGCTCATCGGCTGA